In a single window of the Desulfovibrio mangrovi genome:
- a CDS encoding HIT family protein, which yields MNLNRKDDCIFCSIAQGISPCAEVYSDDLVMAFLDIAPVQKGHTLVIPKAHYNDIFEVPPELGAALIRAQKAVGSAILEATKAEGLNIYMNNLAAAGQVVFHAHWHLIPRFSHDTLRLWPQHAYSNADEMLELASNIRKRFA from the coding sequence ATGAATCTCAACAGAAAAGACGACTGCATATTCTGCAGCATCGCTCAGGGTATTTCTCCCTGTGCAGAAGTGTATTCGGATGACCTGGTCATGGCCTTTCTGGACATCGCTCCAGTCCAGAAGGGACACACCCTCGTCATCCCCAAGGCCCATTACAACGACATTTTCGAAGTTCCGCCGGAACTGGGGGCAGCGCTGATACGAGCCCAGAAGGCAGTGGGCAGCGCCATACTGGAAGCAACCAAGGCCGAAGGCCTGAACATATATATGAATAACCTTGCTGCAGCAGGACAGGTCGTATTCCATGCCCACTGGCATCTTATACCTCGTTTTTCTCACGACACCCTGCGCCTGTGGCCGCAGCATGCGTATTCAAATGCCGACGAGATGCTTGAACTGGCATCCAACATCAGAAAGCGTTTCGCTTAA
- a CDS encoding integration host factor subunit alpha has translation MNSKTLTKADIVDSIYEQTDRNRAEVKNIVESLLDIMKGSIKKDHALLISGFGKFEAYDKKARKGRNPQTDETITLPPRKVVVFRLSRKFRSELNED, from the coding sequence ATGAATAGCAAGACTTTGACCAAAGCCGACATCGTGGATTCCATCTACGAACAGACCGACCGCAACCGTGCGGAAGTGAAGAACATTGTCGAATCCCTGCTCGACATCATGAAGGGCTCCATCAAAAAGGACCATGCCCTTCTCATCAGCGGTTTCGGCAAATTCGAAGCCTATGACAAGAAAGCCCGCAAGGGACGCAACCCGCAGACTGACGAAACCATCACCCTGCCCCCCCGCAAGGTTGTGGTCTTCCGCCTGTCCCGCAAGTTCCGTTCCGAACTGAACGAAGATTAA
- the ald gene encoding alanine dehydrogenase has product MIIGVPKEIKTLENRVAATPGAVASLVRRGHTVLVEQNAGVGSGCTDEEYTAAGAQLVDAATAWSAEMVYKVKEPIAPEYKYLRSDLILFTYLHLAADKPQTDALLAGGTTGIAYETVQLPNGALPLLTPMSEVAGRMATQEGAKFLEKPMGGRGVLLGGVPGVPPAEVVVLGGGVVGLNAAKMAMGLGASVTLLDINHGRLQYIDDVFGGRIKTITSTEPNIREWVKKADLVIGAVLIPGAKAPHLVTRDMLSTMKEGSVIVDVAVDQGGCVETIKPTTHDHPTYVVDGVVHYAVANMPGAVPRTSTFALCNQTLPYAIALADKGIDALRQDRALALGLNTYKGKLTCPAVGEAFGMPSITPEQALA; this is encoded by the coding sequence ATGATTATCGGTGTCCCGAAAGAAATTAAGACTCTTGAAAACCGTGTTGCCGCCACTCCCGGCGCTGTAGCATCTCTTGTCCGCCGTGGTCACACCGTTCTGGTTGAGCAGAATGCCGGTGTCGGCAGCGGCTGCACCGATGAGGAATACACTGCCGCAGGTGCCCAGCTGGTAGACGCTGCGACCGCGTGGTCCGCAGAAATGGTCTACAAGGTCAAGGAACCCATTGCTCCCGAATACAAGTATCTGCGCTCCGACCTCATTCTCTTCACCTACCTGCACCTCGCTGCAGACAAGCCTCAGACCGACGCCCTGCTTGCAGGCGGCACCACCGGTATCGCATATGAAACCGTCCAGCTGCCCAACGGTGCCCTGCCCCTGCTGACCCCCATGTCCGAAGTGGCAGGCCGCATGGCCACGCAGGAAGGTGCAAAGTTCCTTGAAAAGCCCATGGGCGGCCGCGGCGTTCTGCTCGGCGGCGTACCCGGTGTTCCTCCGGCAGAAGTCGTTGTCCTCGGCGGCGGCGTAGTCGGCCTTAACGCTGCAAAGATGGCCATGGGCCTCGGCGCCAGTGTAACCCTGCTGGACATCAACCACGGTCGACTGCAGTACATCGACGACGTGTTCGGCGGCCGCATCAAGACCATCACCTCCACCGAACCCAACATCCGTGAATGGGTGAAGAAGGCAGACCTCGTCATCGGCGCAGTGCTGATTCCCGGTGCCAAGGCTCCCCACCTCGTCACCCGCGACATGCTCTCCACCATGAAGGAAGGCTCGGTCATCGTCGACGTTGCCGTTGACCAGGGCGGCTGCGTGGAAACCATCAAGCCCACCACCCATGACCACCCCACCTACGTGGTGGACGGCGTGGTGCATTACGCCGTTGCCAACATGCCCGGCGCAGTTCCGCGCACTTCCACCTTTGCGCTGTGCAACCAGACTCTGCCCTACGCCATCGCACTGGCCGACAAGGGCATCGATGCGCTGCGTCAGGACCGCGCCCTTGCGCTCGGCCTCAACACCTACAAGGGCAAGCTCACCTGCCCCGCAGTGGGCGAAGCCTTCGGCATGCCCTCCATCACCCCCGAGCAGGCTCTGGCCTAA
- a CDS encoding PACE efflux transporter, whose translation MRSGLDRLRHAILFEIIALVLVTPVASALLEKDMDQTAAFAVGMCLIAMGWNALYNWCFDIALLRAGRPLQPRGMWLRAFHAVVFELGLFFVAIPFAMVMLDMNFMEALMAEVGLVTFYLAYAYLYNWAYDLVFPMPVEAVAFAGSGDGR comes from the coding sequence ATGCGTTCAGGATTGGATAGATTGCGTCATGCCATATTGTTCGAAATCATAGCGCTTGTACTGGTTACCCCGGTAGCTTCGGCTTTGCTTGAAAAAGACATGGATCAGACCGCGGCCTTCGCCGTGGGCATGTGCCTTATCGCCATGGGGTGGAACGCCTTGTACAATTGGTGTTTCGATATTGCCCTTCTTCGTGCGGGAAGGCCTTTGCAGCCGCGTGGCATGTGGTTGCGGGCATTTCATGCGGTAGTTTTTGAATTGGGCCTGTTTTTCGTGGCCATTCCCTTTGCCATGGTCATGCTGGACATGAACTTCATGGAAGCGCTCATGGCTGAAGTGGGGCTGGTTACTTTCTATCTTGCCTATGCCTACCTGTATAACTGGGCATACGATCTGGTCTTTCCCATGCCGGTGGAAGCTGTCGCCTTTGCTGGAAGCGGCGATGGCAGGTGA
- a CDS encoding LysR family transcriptional regulator encodes MRYSLDQLETLVTVVECGSFSAASRRLGRAQSAVSTAIANLEIDLGVTIFDRSGHKPALTPQGESIVQEARNTIEACDRLGKLAGRLAEGVESRVTLAADDLIPEDVATAVLGHFGNHWPDVELEVLMGALGDVGEMVSTGRADLGYVVPLHALPVTAPARFVGNVRFLPVAAPSHPLAGRGSLTKEEVSRHRQIIVSSRSGERVLDERVALRPWWCDGNSAIQTLVRNGTGWAFLPEHAMREDLEDRRLVPLDFAFHPKPHSVPAYIMWTTARHLGPAARWLCDSFAQALSSR; translated from the coding sequence ATGCGATACAGCCTTGATCAACTTGAAACACTTGTCACGGTCGTCGAATGCGGGTCTTTTTCTGCAGCCTCACGACGACTTGGACGTGCCCAATCCGCCGTCAGCACCGCCATTGCAAATCTTGAAATTGACCTTGGCGTGACCATTTTCGACCGTTCAGGACACAAACCCGCACTCACCCCGCAGGGTGAATCCATCGTGCAGGAAGCCCGCAACACCATTGAAGCCTGCGACCGCCTCGGCAAGCTGGCCGGACGTCTGGCAGAGGGAGTAGAAAGCCGCGTCACGCTGGCCGCTGACGATCTCATCCCTGAAGACGTGGCAACGGCCGTGCTGGGCCACTTCGGCAACCACTGGCCGGATGTAGAGCTGGAAGTGCTCATGGGCGCGCTGGGCGATGTGGGGGAAATGGTAAGCACAGGCCGCGCTGATCTTGGCTATGTGGTTCCGCTGCATGCGCTGCCGGTCACAGCACCGGCCCGCTTTGTGGGCAACGTACGCTTTCTTCCCGTGGCGGCCCCGTCGCATCCGCTTGCGGGAAGGGGCAGCCTGACCAAGGAGGAAGTCTCCCGCCACAGGCAGATCATTGTTTCAAGCCGCAGTGGAGAACGCGTGCTGGATGAACGTGTGGCGTTGCGCCCATGGTGGTGCGACGGCAACTCCGCCATTCAGACGCTGGTCCGCAACGGAACGGGCTGGGCCTTTCTGCCCGAACACGCGATGCGGGAGGATCTGGAGGACAGGCGGCTCGTACCGCTCGATTTTGCATTCCACCCCAAGCCGCACTCCGTGCCCGCCTATATCATGTGGACCACAGCCCGCCATCTGGGCCCCGCAGCCCGCTGGTTGTGCGACTCGTTTGCGCAGGCCCTCTCCTCACGATGA
- a CDS encoding transporter substrate-binding domain-containing protein, translated as MKRFLAVLTVLISLAMVSTAFAGKLVVAHDTNFKPFEYKEGNEYVGFDIDLWKEIAKRLNLDYEFQPMDFNGIIPGLQAGTIDAAVAGITIKPERQEVVDFSDGYYDSGLSLLVKSDSTAKDINDLKSAIISTKLATSSVDFAYTFAKKENVKLYPNNDGMFMELMTGGADAVIFDMPVVMDFAKKYEGQVKVVGPIYQGQAYGIGFPKGSKLVPQVNKALADMKADGTYETLYVKWFGYKPAK; from the coding sequence GTGAAACGTTTTCTTGCTGTTCTGACCGTTCTTATCTCTCTGGCCATGGTTTCCACCGCTTTTGCGGGCAAGCTGGTCGTTGCTCACGACACCAACTTCAAGCCTTTCGAATACAAGGAAGGCAACGAGTATGTCGGCTTTGACATCGACCTGTGGAAGGAAATCGCCAAGCGCCTCAATCTGGACTATGAATTCCAGCCCATGGATTTCAACGGCATCATCCCCGGCCTGCAGGCCGGCACCATTGACGCCGCCGTTGCCGGTATCACCATCAAGCCCGAACGTCAGGAAGTTGTGGATTTCTCCGACGGCTACTATGACTCCGGTCTTTCCCTGCTCGTAAAGTCCGACAGCACTGCAAAGGACATCAACGACCTGAAGAGCGCCATCATTTCCACCAAGCTGGCCACCTCCAGCGTGGACTTCGCCTACACCTTCGCCAAGAAGGAAAACGTGAAGCTCTACCCCAACAACGACGGCATGTTCATGGAACTGATGACCGGCGGTGCTGACGCCGTTATCTTCGACATGCCCGTTGTCATGGACTTCGCCAAGAAGTACGAAGGCCAGGTAAAGGTTGTTGGCCCCATCTATCAGGGTCAGGCCTACGGCATCGGCTTCCCCAAGGGTTCCAAGCTGGTTCCCCAGGTCAACAAGGCGCTGGCCGACATGAAGGCCGACGGCACCTACGAAACCCTGTACGTTAAGTGGTTCGGCTACAAGCCCGCCAAGTAG
- a CDS encoding amino acid ABC transporter permease → MAFQFKSEVMWETLPLLTEGIELTIYLTVVGLIFGFIIGVTSGLARISRNPFLRSVSLVYIEIIRGTPMVVQALFLYFGVPLAAGIRIAPVTAGIITIAVNSGAYIAEIVRGAIQSIDVGQSEAGRSIGLTRMQTMLYIIWPQAFKRMIPPLGNQFIISLKDTSLLTVIGVAELTRQGQEIVAVNFRSFEVYLTIAVVYLCMTLSIAKVLRMYERKLSNRSRR, encoded by the coding sequence ATGGCGTTTCAATTCAAAAGCGAAGTCATGTGGGAGACGCTGCCCCTGCTCACAGAGGGCATTGAGCTCACCATATATCTGACCGTCGTGGGCCTGATCTTCGGGTTCATCATCGGTGTTACCAGCGGACTTGCGCGCATATCGCGCAATCCTTTTCTCCGTAGCGTTTCCCTCGTCTATATCGAAATCATTCGAGGAACACCCATGGTTGTCCAGGCGCTGTTCCTCTATTTCGGCGTCCCGCTCGCAGCGGGCATCCGCATCGCCCCCGTCACGGCGGGCATCATCACCATCGCGGTCAACTCCGGCGCGTATATCGCGGAAATCGTCCGTGGCGCCATTCAGTCCATCGACGTGGGACAGAGCGAAGCCGGCCGTTCCATCGGCCTGACCCGCATGCAGACCATGCTCTACATCATCTGGCCGCAGGCGTTCAAACGCATGATTCCGCCGCTCGGCAACCAGTTCATCATCAGCCTGAAGGACACCTCCCTGCTCACCGTCATCGGCGTGGCCGAACTGACCCGTCAGGGACAGGAAATCGTGGCCGTGAACTTTCGCTCCTTCGAGGTCTATCTCACCATCGCCGTGGTCTACCTGTGCATGACCCTGTCCATTGCCAAGGTCCTGCGCATGTATGAGCGCAAACTGTCCAACCGCAGCCGCAGATAG
- a CDS encoding amino acid ABC transporter ATP-binding protein, with translation MIEIRGLHKKFGDVEVIKGIDLSIRQGEVVVILGPSGSGKSTVLRCINRLEELSSGTVIVDGYDLYDAKTDINYVRSEAGMVFQQFNLFPHLSVLQNVTIGLTKVRKKSKAEAESIALKLLEKVGLPDKANSYPDQLSGGQKQRVAIARSLAMSPKVILFDEPTSALDPELVGEVLDVMKKLANEGMTMVVVTHEMGFAREVADRVIFIDQGVIQEEGSPDDFFSAPKNPRLRDFLGKVVGH, from the coding sequence ATGATCGAAATCCGCGGCCTGCACAAGAAATTCGGCGATGTTGAAGTCATCAAGGGCATCGACCTTTCCATCCGACAGGGCGAAGTGGTCGTTATCCTCGGCCCCTCAGGGTCCGGAAAATCCACGGTGCTGCGCTGCATCAACAGGCTGGAGGAACTGTCCTCCGGCACCGTCATCGTAGACGGCTACGATCTTTACGACGCCAAGACCGACATCAACTACGTGCGCTCCGAGGCGGGCATGGTGTTCCAGCAGTTCAACCTGTTCCCCCACCTTTCCGTGCTGCAGAACGTGACCATCGGCCTGACCAAGGTGCGCAAGAAATCCAAGGCGGAGGCAGAGTCCATCGCCCTGAAGCTGCTGGAAAAGGTAGGCCTGCCCGACAAGGCAAACAGCTACCCCGACCAGCTTTCCGGCGGCCAGAAGCAGCGTGTGGCCATTGCCCGCTCTCTGGCCATGTCGCCCAAGGTGATTCTCTTCGACGAACCCACTTCCGCCCTCGACCCCGAACTGGTCGGCGAAGTGCTCGACGTCATGAAGAAGCTGGCCAACGAAGGTATGACCATGGTGGTGGTGACCCACGAAATGGGCTTTGCCCGCGAAGTGGCCGACCGCGTCATCTTCATTGATCAGGGCGTCATTCAGGAAGAAGGTTCCCCGGACGATTTCTTCTCCGCCCCCAAGAACCCGCGCCTGCGCGACTTCCTCGGCAAGGTTGTGGGCCATTAG
- a CDS encoding TetR/AcrR family transcriptional regulator: MSEETRQRIIEAGADLINRQGFNGTGLKEILDAAGVPKGSFYHYFKSKEAFGLAVVDYFAARFGNMFREVVADTSLSPLSRLNTILAIVEERFEKQECRQGCPIGNLAQEMGGLSDQFQVHLRQVIDRMAAAFGDLIRQGQEQGEVRPDLDPVETAYFIVSSWHGALIRMKVTRSLEPLKLCHRFFDDLLRIR; encoded by the coding sequence ATGAGCGAAGAAACACGGCAGAGAATCATAGAAGCAGGCGCAGACCTCATCAACCGGCAAGGCTTCAACGGCACCGGACTGAAAGAGATTCTGGACGCTGCGGGCGTGCCCAAGGGCTCGTTCTACCACTATTTCAAAAGCAAGGAAGCCTTCGGCCTTGCCGTGGTGGATTACTTCGCTGCCAGATTCGGGAACATGTTCAGAGAGGTGGTTGCCGACACCAGCCTCAGCCCCCTGAGCCGCTTGAACACAATTCTCGCCATCGTGGAAGAACGTTTCGAAAAGCAGGAATGCAGACAGGGCTGCCCCATCGGCAATCTTGCGCAGGAAATGGGCGGTCTCTCCGATCAGTTTCAGGTGCATCTGCGTCAGGTCATAGACCGCATGGCTGCCGCTTTCGGCGATCTCATCCGTCAGGGACAGGAACAGGGAGAGGTGCGCCCCGATCTTGACCCGGTTGAGACGGCCTACTTCATCGTATCCAGTTGGCATGGCGCGCTCATCCGCATGAAGGTAACCCGCTCACTTGAGCCGCTCAAATTGTGCCACCGTTTTTTTGACGACCTGCTCCGCATCAGATGA
- a CDS encoding FadR/GntR family transcriptional regulator, whose translation MHRMQTQSEEMQQTKIYEQVVARIRDLIDSGQIRPGDKLPSERNLAEIFKVSRSSLREAIRALQESGVLESRRGDGTYVSLPPGSDLLAPFAEVMTQQRVRLWQLFQFRLAIEPQIARLAAQERTEGHLEALRHVLELQEKELGNGEKTGYADLHFHQLIAMATGNPLFVDVVTRAESKLAETRNEPLQSEERQKASLQSHRDIFTTIMQRDADAAEEAMRTHLLLVSKLIFSEAK comes from the coding sequence ATGCATCGCATGCAGACTCAATCTGAAGAAATGCAGCAGACAAAGATTTACGAACAGGTAGTGGCCCGCATACGTGACCTCATTGATTCCGGCCAGATACGACCGGGCGACAAGCTACCCTCAGAACGCAATCTGGCAGAGATTTTCAAGGTATCCAGAAGCTCCCTGCGCGAGGCAATTCGCGCCCTGCAGGAAAGCGGGGTACTGGAAAGCCGCAGGGGAGACGGCACCTACGTCTCGCTGCCCCCCGGCAGCGACCTTCTTGCGCCGTTTGCGGAAGTAATGACCCAGCAGCGGGTTCGGCTGTGGCAGCTGTTCCAATTCCGGCTTGCCATTGAGCCGCAGATTGCCCGCCTCGCCGCGCAGGAACGGACAGAAGGACATCTTGAGGCCCTGCGTCACGTGCTGGAACTGCAGGAAAAGGAACTCGGCAACGGAGAAAAGACCGGATATGCCGATCTGCATTTCCATCAGCTCATCGCCATGGCCACCGGCAACCCGCTTTTTGTGGATGTGGTAACCCGTGCCGAATCCAAGCTGGCGGAGACCCGCAATGAGCCGTTGCAGAGCGAAGAGCGCCAGAAAGCCTCGCTCCAGTCGCACAGAGACATATTTACGACAATTATGCAGCGTGACGCTGATGCGGCCGAAGAGGCCATGCGCACCCACCTGCTGCTGGTAAGCAAACTGATATTCAGCGAAGCAAAATGA